A region from the Stutzerimonas stutzeri genome encodes:
- a CDS encoding acyl-CoA dehydrogenase family protein, which produces MAWDFETDPDFQTELDWIDRFVREEVEPLEHVLGSPWNIHDPLFKQLVRPLQAQVKARKLWACHLGPELGGPGYGQVRLALINEILGRTLFAPIVFGCHAPDSGNGEILAHYGSEEQKRKYLEPLLSNEIVSCFAMTEPQGGADPSVFTTEAVRDGDDWLISGEKWFGSNARFAAFFIVMAVTDKSVSVHKGTTMFIVPANAPGVTIVRNVGIPDDPEATHAYLRFDKVRVSSNDLLGEPGEAFVVAQVRLGGGRVHHAMRVIGQAQRALDALCERALSRTTQGGLLAAKQMVQEKIADSWIELEQFRLLVMRTAWRIDKYQDYRRVRKDIAAVKAAMPKVLHDIAARALHVHGSIGVSEEMPFAGYILRSFQMGLADGPTEVHKVTVARQLLRDYQPSDSLFPSYHRPTAAALAREKYADALATLEQSGEQR; this is translated from the coding sequence ATGGCCTGGGATTTCGAAACCGATCCGGACTTTCAAACGGAACTGGACTGGATCGACCGCTTCGTTCGTGAGGAAGTCGAGCCGCTGGAGCATGTACTGGGCAGCCCCTGGAACATCCATGATCCGCTGTTCAAGCAGCTGGTACGTCCGCTACAGGCGCAGGTAAAGGCGCGCAAGCTCTGGGCGTGCCATCTTGGCCCGGAGCTGGGCGGGCCGGGTTACGGCCAGGTGCGCCTGGCGCTGATCAACGAAATTCTCGGCCGCACACTGTTCGCGCCTATCGTCTTTGGCTGCCACGCGCCGGATTCGGGCAACGGCGAAATTCTTGCGCACTACGGCAGCGAGGAGCAGAAGCGCAAATACCTTGAACCCTTGCTCAGCAACGAGATCGTCTCCTGTTTCGCCATGACCGAGCCCCAGGGCGGCGCCGACCCCAGTGTGTTCACCACCGAGGCCGTGCGTGACGGTGACGACTGGCTTATCAGCGGTGAGAAGTGGTTCGGTTCCAATGCCCGCTTTGCGGCGTTTTTCATTGTCATGGCGGTGACTGACAAGAGTGTTTCGGTGCACAAGGGCACCACCATGTTCATCGTTCCGGCGAATGCGCCGGGCGTAACCATCGTGCGCAACGTTGGCATACCCGACGATCCGGAGGCGACGCACGCCTACCTTCGTTTCGACAAGGTGCGGGTGTCGTCCAACGATCTGCTCGGCGAGCCCGGCGAAGCCTTCGTCGTCGCCCAGGTGCGACTCGGTGGCGGTCGCGTGCATCACGCCATGCGCGTTATCGGACAGGCGCAAAGGGCGCTCGATGCATTGTGCGAGCGCGCCCTGTCGCGCACCACCCAGGGCGGCCTGCTGGCTGCAAAACAGATGGTGCAGGAAAAAATCGCCGACTCCTGGATCGAGCTGGAGCAGTTCCGGTTGCTGGTGATGCGCACCGCCTGGCGCATCGACAAATACCAGGACTATCGGCGTGTACGCAAAGACATCGCCGCGGTAAAAGCGGCCATGCCCAAGGTGCTGCACGACATTGCCGCTCGCGCGCTGCATGTGCATGGCTCGATTGGCGTATCCGAGGAGATGCCATTCGCCGGGTACATTCTGCGTTCCTTCCAGATGGGCCTGGCGGATGGCCCGACCGAGGTACACAAGGTCACGGTGGCCAGGCAGCTGCTACGGGACTATCAGCCAAGCGACAGTTTGTTTCCCAGCTACCACCGCCCGACCGCGGCAGCGCTGGCGCGTGAGAAATATGCCGACGCGCTGGCGACGCTGGAACAAAGCGGAGAGCAGCGTTGA
- a CDS encoding SDR family NAD(P)-dependent oxidoreductase, translated as MQLNNKRVIVTGGAQGIGAAVVAAFVNEGAHVASLDLSESAPQEAIEGNGWARSHIVDVSDTESVKRAFAWAAAQLGGLDVLVNAAGIAPNATADEITLDEWEKVFAVNARGTFLTNRAAYEHMHQGGGRIINFASAAGVGGQPGKAHYAASKGAVLAWTRTVAREWGTHGITVNAIAPAIWTPMYDATRASMSGVQLKQHDAFMASLIPLGGRLGDAAQDLAPVLVFLAGEGSRFVTGQTLMIDGGMLMLS; from the coding sequence ATGCAATTGAATAACAAGCGCGTCATCGTTACGGGTGGCGCACAAGGAATTGGCGCCGCGGTAGTCGCGGCTTTTGTAAACGAAGGCGCCCATGTGGCGAGTCTCGACCTAAGCGAAAGCGCCCCGCAGGAGGCAATCGAGGGCAATGGCTGGGCTCGTTCGCACATCGTCGATGTCTCGGATACGGAATCGGTAAAAAGAGCCTTTGCTTGGGCTGCCGCACAGTTGGGCGGGCTGGACGTATTGGTCAATGCTGCCGGAATTGCGCCCAACGCCACTGCAGATGAAATCACCCTGGATGAGTGGGAAAAAGTGTTCGCGGTGAATGCTCGCGGCACCTTTCTGACCAATCGCGCAGCCTACGAGCATATGCACCAAGGTGGCGGGAGGATCATCAACTTCGCCTCGGCCGCTGGCGTGGGCGGGCAGCCAGGCAAGGCACACTACGCTGCCAGCAAGGGCGCAGTCCTCGCATGGACGCGCACCGTCGCCCGCGAGTGGGGGACGCACGGCATTACCGTGAACGCCATCGCCCCGGCAATATGGACACCAATGTACGACGCCACCCGCGCCAGCATGAGCGGCGTTCAGTTGAAGCAGCACGATGCATTCATGGCCAGTCTGATCCCGCTGGGAGGTCGGCTTGGCGATGCCGCGCAAGACTTGGCACCCGTTCTGGTTTTTCTTGCCGGCGAAGGTTCGCGCTTCGTAACAGGCCAGACTCTAATGATCGACGGCGGAATGTTAATGTTGAGTTAA
- a CDS encoding SDR family NAD(P)-dependent oxidoreductase yields the protein MHRLTGKVAIVTGGGGGIGSATVLRLAQEGAKVVCADIHLASAQRAVEILGPSGLALEFDGAQADSIEAMVSRTIEHFGRLDILHNNCAVTDPEIQRHDRTAVEIPLDIWQKILDVNLTGYLIACKHAIPHMIETGGGSIINTASGSGLLGDLVRIAYGTSKAGVINMSRYIATQYGRQGIRCNTIAPGLILTPATERNAPDIKALASRYVLTPRLGTPEDIAALVAFLASDESGFITGECIEINGGKNSCQPHFAEMLEQDLQ from the coding sequence ATGCATCGTTTGACTGGAAAGGTTGCCATCGTCACGGGCGGTGGTGGTGGGATTGGTTCGGCGACGGTGCTGCGACTTGCCCAGGAAGGAGCCAAGGTTGTCTGCGCCGATATCCACCTGGCTTCGGCGCAGCGTGCTGTTGAGATACTCGGCCCCAGCGGGCTGGCGCTGGAGTTCGATGGCGCGCAAGCCGACAGCATCGAGGCGATGGTGAGCCGGACAATAGAGCATTTCGGTCGGCTCGACATTCTGCACAACAACTGCGCCGTTACCGATCCGGAAATACAGCGACACGACCGGACGGCCGTCGAGATCCCGCTCGATATCTGGCAGAAGATCCTCGATGTGAACCTGACCGGCTATCTCATCGCCTGCAAGCATGCCATTCCGCACATGATCGAAACGGGTGGCGGCTCAATCATCAATACCGCGTCAGGTTCTGGACTGCTTGGCGATCTCGTGCGCATCGCTTATGGCACCTCGAAGGCCGGGGTGATCAACATGAGCCGATACATCGCTACGCAATACGGCCGTCAAGGCATTCGCTGCAACACCATCGCGCCAGGCCTGATTCTCACGCCTGCGACTGAGCGCAACGCCCCGGACATCAAAGCCCTGGCCAGCCGATATGTGCTGACGCCGCGCTTGGGAACGCCCGAAGACATCGCAGCGCTGGTGGCATTTCTGGCCTCCGACGAGTCCGGTTTCATCACGGGAGAGTGCATTGAAATCAATGGCGGCAAAAACAGCTGCCAACCGCATTTTGCGGAAATGCTCGAGCAAGACCTGCAGTAG
- a CDS encoding cytochrome P450 has protein sequence MSQFEQLDIVAAYHAVSDTYLGTDVDIHALCRQYRHNEPVMKGDFVDTYLKVPTNAGAKAAKATVTVFKHKDIMAIMRDAETYTNGFIAEGLGAFFDGLIILAMDGEQHRRTRALLQPVFMPETVNKWRPEIDRVIREDYLQPMVADKQANLMDFALDFPIRVMYALMGFPTSDTEKYKTYATWALAMVAGNQIDPEKAKIYGPLAGQAAKHLYDGIKEVVVARRAQGTQETDLISRLINAEAEGRSLDDHEITTFVRSLTPAAGETTTRTFSCIMTNLMQRPELVERIRNDRSLIGKLIDEGIRHEPISTFKVRQTSKEVEIGGIIVPKGGMVQCMTISGNRDEDVFESPDEFDIDRKVKPSFGFGFGPHMCIGQFVAKVELNCAINAMLDLFPNMRLDPSKPAPRISGGQLRGTRDIHVLWD, from the coding sequence ATGAGCCAGTTTGAACAACTCGACATCGTCGCGGCCTATCACGCCGTAAGCGACACTTACCTCGGCACCGATGTAGACATCCACGCACTGTGCCGCCAGTACCGCCATAACGAACCGGTGATGAAGGGCGATTTCGTCGATACCTATTTGAAGGTGCCGACAAACGCTGGTGCCAAAGCGGCCAAGGCGACGGTGACAGTGTTCAAGCACAAGGACATCATGGCCATCATGCGCGACGCCGAAACCTACACCAATGGTTTCATCGCCGAAGGGCTAGGCGCGTTCTTCGACGGTCTGATCATCCTTGCCATGGACGGCGAGCAGCACCGCCGGACCCGGGCGCTGCTGCAACCGGTGTTCATGCCAGAGACGGTCAACAAGTGGCGTCCGGAAATCGACCGGGTTATCCGCGAGGACTATTTGCAACCGATGGTGGCGGATAAGCAAGCCAACCTGATGGACTTCGCACTGGATTTCCCGATACGCGTGATGTATGCCCTGATGGGCTTTCCAACCAGCGACACGGAAAAATACAAGACGTACGCTACTTGGGCGTTAGCCATGGTGGCGGGCAACCAGATCGATCCGGAAAAAGCCAAGATCTACGGACCACTGGCTGGTCAGGCGGCCAAGCACCTTTATGATGGAATCAAGGAGGTCGTCGTTGCACGGCGAGCCCAAGGCACCCAAGAGACAGACCTGATCAGTCGCCTGATCAACGCCGAAGCCGAAGGCCGCTCACTGGACGACCATGAGATCACAACATTCGTCCGCTCGCTGACCCCGGCAGCTGGGGAAACCACCACTCGCACATTCAGCTGCATCATGACCAACCTGATGCAACGTCCCGAACTAGTGGAGCGGATACGCAACGACCGCAGCCTCATCGGCAAACTCATCGACGAGGGGATCCGCCACGAGCCTATCTCGACCTTCAAGGTTCGCCAGACCTCGAAGGAAGTGGAAATTGGCGGGATCATCGTGCCGAAAGGCGGCATGGTTCAGTGCATGACCATATCCGGCAACCGCGACGAGGACGTCTTCGAGAGCCCGGACGAGTTTGACATCGACCGCAAAGTAAAGCCGTCATTCGGCTTCGGCTTCGGCCCGCATATGTGTATCGGGCAGTTCGTCGCCAAGGTGGAGCTGAACTGCGCGATCAACGCGATGCTCGATCTGTTTCCAAATATGCGCCTGGACCCATCCAAGCCAGCACCCCGAATTTCCGGTGGACAGCTGCGTGGTACCCGCGACATCCATGTGCTGTGGGATTGA
- a CDS encoding CoA transferase, with translation MSESTLHGLRVVSLGSGIASAAAGLQLCEAGAEVILVEPPVNPARGQEALFAVLNRGKRSVTLDINVPDGQQRLEQLLAATDVFIHEITPTQAATLGLDDAQLAQRFPGLIVSAITGWPKKHPLAGAVPRETLVLARLGLLDEQPGHRPGPVFVRMPFANWLASWLCVVGVMARLIARDRDGRGGAAHTSLAQAALVPMTMHWSRAQTPTPVFAKGLDKHIPIPLHQCVDGRWIHVHYSPDKTPWMANAMAELGEAEVARLNAQWPPSHVAPNFGANRAIIATRPAHEWVEHFWQHDVSAQIAAPFGDIYFDEQARLNGYVVEVDDATLGKTLQPGPAWKITPPARIGRSAPQPGADDDSDFKDSPTLRLVPDTGRQGEPLPPLHGLKVLDLGAYLAGPFACMMLADLGAEVVKVEAPTGDAMRRLERIFSGTQRGKLGVALKLGDELSQRAVEALVRWADVVHHNMRLPAARKLKVDYESLKRINPQLIYCHVSAYGPNGPRADWPGFDQLMQASCGWEVEQGGAGQPPMWLRFGVGDFFAGLSSLYVLLLGLYQRARTGEGQMVNASLLGATLLTMSEAVGREDGSVTPIAHLDASQTGLCDTHRLYCCNDGWIAVAALEPEEAQRFRALSGADPEAYFVGRTQADALSFLSTHGVPAEAVLEAQLDPFLDNHDHAAAGLHTHYKHAVYGDLQQIGAFWDFGDLPLSLDRPPPALGQHSREVLGGLGLENSELERLAAAGVVRL, from the coding sequence ATGAGTGAGTCAACGTTGCACGGTCTGCGTGTCGTCAGCCTGGGTTCCGGTATCGCGAGCGCTGCGGCAGGTTTGCAGCTGTGTGAGGCGGGTGCCGAGGTCATTCTGGTCGAGCCGCCTGTCAATCCGGCTCGGGGACAGGAGGCGCTGTTCGCCGTGCTCAATCGGGGCAAGCGCAGTGTCACGCTGGATATCAATGTCCCGGACGGGCAGCAGCGGCTCGAACAGTTGCTGGCCGCCACCGACGTGTTCATCCACGAGATCACTCCGACACAGGCCGCGACGCTGGGGCTTGACGATGCACAGCTGGCGCAGCGCTTTCCTGGCTTGATCGTTTCAGCCATTACCGGCTGGCCGAAGAAGCATCCACTGGCCGGGGCAGTGCCACGTGAAACGTTGGTGCTGGCGCGCCTGGGCCTGCTCGACGAACAGCCGGGCCACCGCCCCGGGCCGGTCTTCGTGCGCATGCCCTTTGCCAACTGGCTGGCAAGCTGGCTGTGTGTGGTGGGCGTGATGGCGCGGTTGATCGCGCGTGATCGTGATGGCCGTGGCGGCGCCGCGCACACCAGTCTGGCTCAGGCCGCGCTGGTCCCGATGACCATGCACTGGAGCCGCGCGCAAACACCGACGCCGGTATTCGCCAAAGGGCTGGACAAGCACATTCCGATCCCGCTGCACCAGTGCGTCGACGGTCGGTGGATTCATGTGCATTACTCGCCGGATAAAACCCCGTGGATGGCCAATGCCATGGCAGAACTGGGCGAGGCGGAAGTCGCCCGGCTGAATGCGCAATGGCCGCCGAGCCACGTGGCGCCGAATTTCGGAGCCAACCGGGCCATCATCGCCACCCGGCCCGCTCATGAGTGGGTCGAGCATTTCTGGCAGCACGATGTTTCGGCGCAGATTGCCGCGCCCTTCGGCGACATCTATTTCGATGAGCAGGCGCGACTGAACGGGTATGTGGTTGAAGTGGATGACGCCACGCTCGGCAAGACGTTGCAGCCGGGACCAGCCTGGAAGATTACCCCACCGGCACGCATCGGCCGTTCCGCACCTCAGCCCGGCGCGGACGATGACAGCGACTTCAAGGACTCGCCAACGCTGCGTCTGGTTCCGGACACTGGGCGTCAGGGCGAGCCGTTGCCCCCCTTGCATGGCCTCAAGGTGCTCGATCTGGGCGCGTATCTGGCTGGACCGTTCGCCTGCATGATGTTGGCCGATCTGGGCGCAGAGGTTGTCAAGGTCGAGGCCCCGACCGGCGATGCCATGCGCCGACTGGAGCGCATTTTCAGTGGCACTCAGCGCGGCAAGCTGGGCGTCGCGCTAAAACTCGGCGATGAGCTGAGTCAGCGGGCGGTCGAGGCGCTGGTACGTTGGGCCGATGTGGTCCATCACAACATGCGCCTGCCTGCGGCGCGCAAGCTGAAGGTCGATTACGAAAGCCTCAAGCGGATCAATCCGCAGCTCATCTATTGCCACGTCAGCGCTTACGGACCCAACGGGCCGCGTGCGGATTGGCCCGGCTTCGACCAGCTAATGCAAGCCTCCTGCGGTTGGGAAGTGGAGCAGGGCGGTGCCGGCCAACCGCCGATGTGGTTGCGTTTTGGCGTTGGTGACTTCTTTGCGGGACTTTCTTCGCTGTACGTTCTGCTGTTGGGGCTTTATCAGCGCGCGCGGACCGGTGAAGGGCAGATGGTGAACGCGTCGTTGCTTGGCGCGACCTTGCTCACCATGAGCGAAGCGGTGGGCCGTGAGGACGGCAGCGTCACACCCATCGCGCATCTGGACGCCAGCCAGACCGGCCTTTGCGACACGCACCGGCTGTATTGCTGCAATGACGGTTGGATCGCCGTGGCGGCGCTGGAGCCCGAAGAAGCGCAGCGTTTCCGTGCGCTATCCGGCGCGGATCCCGAAGCGTATTTCGTCGGGCGGACACAGGCCGATGCGCTGTCATTCTTGAGCACGCACGGCGTGCCCGCCGAAGCCGTTCTCGAGGCGCAGCTCGACCCCTTTCTCGACAACCACGACCACGCCGCGGCTGGCTTGCATACCCACTATAAACATGCGGTGTACGGCGACCTGCAACAGATTGGCGCGTTCTGGGATTTCGGTGATCTGCCGTTGTCGCTGGATCGTCCGCCGCCCGCCCTCGGCCAGCACAGCCGCGAGGTACTCGGCGGGCTTGGCTTAGAAAACAGCGAACTGGAACGTCTGGCCGCGGCCGGTGTGGTTCGGCTGTAA
- a CDS encoding ferredoxin codes for MSLHTTQYQVIADRSRCCGYGLCAAVCPEIYKLDDDGIVHLTIDRVPPELEEGAREGAAACPAEAIWLEAITD; via the coding sequence ATGAGCTTGCACACAACCCAATACCAAGTAATCGCCGACCGCAGCCGTTGCTGCGGTTACGGACTCTGCGCTGCGGTCTGTCCGGAAATCTACAAACTAGACGATGACGGCATTGTCCATCTAACCATCGACCGCGTGCCGCCGGAGTTGGAAGAAGGCGCTCGCGAGGGCGCCGCTGCCTGCCCCGCCGAAGCGATTTGGCTGGAGGCGATCACAGACTGA
- a CDS encoding TetR/AcrR family transcriptional regulator, which yields MHPPRETEAFSRKRATLERLLVEARRIFAEKGLAGARLEEIASAAGVTRQLIYQYFSNKETLFTSVLDESTAQIIKDLLSMDLDQLPPRQALTALLEYLFDQYGADPELRSLAQESFRLHEHATHNQNRFGAIAAPLIELIERILKRGVESGDFLPDVDARMFCGASMLLTTLWFTSRHITSTATGFDTNTPAGLKAWRSYAIDFVLSAVLATNRPSLSRPKVNAG from the coding sequence ATGCATCCGCCACGCGAGACCGAAGCCTTTTCCCGAAAACGCGCCACTTTGGAGCGTCTACTTGTGGAGGCGCGCAGAATCTTTGCGGAAAAGGGCCTCGCTGGTGCGAGGCTAGAGGAAATTGCGAGCGCGGCAGGCGTCACGCGCCAATTGATCTATCAATACTTCAGCAATAAGGAGACTCTATTCACCAGCGTGCTGGACGAAAGCACGGCGCAAATTATAAAGGATCTGCTATCAATGGACCTTGATCAGTTGCCGCCACGCCAGGCGCTGACAGCTCTACTGGAATACCTTTTTGATCAATACGGCGCGGATCCTGAGTTGCGATCACTCGCACAGGAGAGCTTTCGCCTCCATGAGCATGCGACGCACAACCAGAATCGCTTCGGCGCCATAGCTGCACCGCTTATAGAGCTGATCGAACGAATCCTCAAACGCGGCGTTGAAAGCGGAGATTTTCTGCCTGACGTAGACGCGCGTATGTTCTGCGGTGCCTCCATGTTACTGACCACCCTCTGGTTCACCAGTCGCCACATCACTTCCACCGCAACGGGATTTGACACCAATACACCCGCAGGTTTGAAAGCGTGGCGCAGCTACGCGATCGATTTCGTGCTTAGCGCCGTGTTGGCAACGAATCGACCCTCGTTGAGTCGACCCAAGGTTAACGCTGGCTAG
- a CDS encoding phosphotransferase family protein, producing the protein MSSGTDWRELVDLDRLSAWMDERELASGPLEDAVRLTGGTQNLLLRFRRGEREFVLRRPSAELREVGGKTIAREARMLKALASSRVPHAGLIAACDDETVLGAKFYLMEPVDGFNPNSAAGLPLPHAGDRDMRRRMGQAMIDALLCLHELDYRAIGLDDFGRPDGFHQRQVARWLHQLESVAGYAGWPGAGSLPGLDRLARWLDDNCPQRFSPGILHGDYHLSNVMFSREGPALSAIFDWELATIGDPLLDLAWLVVTWPDASGHGAGTIEVHPWDGFPAADELVARYVVGSSRSFEAFTWYLVLAAFKLGIFLEVSYARACAGKVSMEHGRKHHASALRLFEKALERIG; encoded by the coding sequence TTGAGCAGCGGAACCGACTGGCGCGAGCTGGTCGATCTCGACCGCTTGAGTGCCTGGATGGATGAGCGGGAACTCGCATCCGGGCCACTGGAAGATGCCGTACGACTGACCGGTGGCACGCAGAACCTGTTGCTGCGCTTTCGACGGGGCGAGCGTGAATTCGTGCTGCGGCGGCCATCGGCGGAATTACGGGAGGTGGGCGGCAAGACTATCGCGCGCGAAGCCCGCATGCTGAAAGCGCTGGCGAGCAGCCGGGTGCCACACGCGGGATTGATCGCGGCTTGCGATGACGAGACCGTCCTGGGTGCGAAGTTCTACCTGATGGAGCCGGTGGATGGTTTCAATCCCAATTCAGCCGCCGGCTTGCCGCTGCCCCACGCCGGCGACCGCGACATGCGCCGGCGCATGGGGCAGGCCATGATCGACGCGCTGCTCTGCCTTCATGAGCTAGACTATCGAGCCATCGGCCTCGACGACTTCGGGCGCCCCGACGGTTTCCATCAACGGCAAGTCGCGCGCTGGCTGCATCAGCTCGAAAGCGTTGCCGGATATGCCGGTTGGCCGGGCGCAGGCAGCCTTCCTGGGCTCGACCGGCTGGCGCGCTGGCTGGATGACAACTGCCCGCAACGGTTCAGCCCCGGCATCCTGCATGGCGACTATCACCTGTCCAATGTGATGTTCAGCCGCGAGGGGCCGGCGCTCAGCGCGATCTTCGATTGGGAACTGGCCACCATCGGCGATCCGCTACTGGATTTGGCCTGGCTGGTGGTGACATGGCCGGACGCCAGCGGCCATGGCGCCGGCACGATCGAGGTGCATCCCTGGGACGGCTTTCCCGCAGCGGATGAATTGGTGGCGCGCTACGTGGTGGGCAGCTCCCGAAGCTTCGAAGCCTTTACCTGGTATCTGGTACTGGCGGCTTTCAAGCTTGGCATATTTCTCGAAGTCAGTTACGCCCGAGCCTGCGCGGGCAAAGTGTCGATGGAACACGGCAGAAAACACCATGCCTCGGCGCTACGGCTTTTCGAGAAGGCGTTAGAGCGTATTGGCTAG
- a CDS encoding SDR family NAD(P)-dependent oxidoreductase, with product MNELDFSGKTVLVVGGSSGIGNGIAQNFRQRGAEVHVWGTRPSAQDYADSADSHLEGLHYAQVDVSNTNLIEAATVPFTRLDVLVQAQGTVLYDRQEFLTDGFKKVVDINLTSLMVCAHKFFELLKESRGAMLIVSSAAAFHSTRGNPAYNASKTGAFGLTRTLGEAWARDGIRVNGIAPGLVETKLTRVTIENPKRLEGALRGIPLGRLGTPQDMANVALFLASPLAGYMLGQTLLVDGGMLLA from the coding sequence ATGAACGAATTGGATTTCAGCGGCAAGACGGTGCTGGTCGTCGGTGGCTCAAGCGGCATTGGTAACGGCATCGCGCAGAACTTCCGTCAACGCGGCGCCGAGGTGCACGTCTGGGGCACTCGTCCGAGCGCGCAGGACTACGCCGATTCGGCGGATTCGCATCTTGAAGGGCTGCACTACGCGCAGGTCGATGTCTCCAACACCAACCTGATCGAGGCGGCTACCGTGCCGTTCACTCGACTCGACGTGCTGGTTCAGGCGCAAGGTACGGTGCTGTACGACCGTCAGGAATTTCTCACCGACGGCTTCAAGAAAGTTGTCGATATCAACCTCACCAGCCTGATGGTTTGCGCGCATAAGTTCTTCGAACTGCTGAAAGAATCACGAGGCGCGATGCTCATCGTCAGCTCGGCCGCCGCCTTCCATTCGACCCGTGGCAATCCGGCCTACAACGCCTCCAAGACCGGCGCCTTTGGTCTTACCCGCACGCTCGGTGAGGCTTGGGCGCGCGATGGCATCCGGGTCAACGGCATCGCACCGGGCCTGGTGGAAACCAAGCTCACCCGCGTCACCATTGAAAACCCCAAACGCCTCGAAGGTGCGCTACGTGGAATCCCACTCGGCCGCCTCGGAACCCCGCAGGACATGGCCAACGTTGCCCTGTTCCTGGCTTCGCCGCTGGCTGGCTACATGCTGGGCCAGACCCTGCTGGTAGATGGCGGCATGCTGCTCGCTTGA